The DNA region TCAGCTGCATCCGTTTCCTGAGAAACCCCGAGCCAAGCTTGATAATCGTCACTCTGTTTTTCTGGTTTAGGAGGGGCTGGTAAGAGAGTGACAGGAAATGCCGATTGACTTAGGCATTCGCTTATATGTCCAGAATGTTCTCGACATATAAATCTAACTTCTGCACCATTGCGGCGTAATTCTTCTGCTAAAGTTCGACAGCGAATAAGATGTCCTGAGCCTATTTGCTGCGATGAGTCAACACGAATGACAATGTTCATAAAATTTGTAGCCTCAACATAAATATTTCTGCTGCTTCGATTGCTACTGTTGTGCTATTTCAAAAATTGAGAGATTACAAGTTTTCTGGTAAGTCTGATTAGGAAGATATTCTAGATTTTTTATCATAAGCCTTTGGCATTTTCGTTCATCATTAGCCAAGCATTTCATCAATCCGAGTGAGCTGCTAATGACTAAAATATTACTTTGTTTTGTTTCTTCGTTGCATCACATCCCACATCAATTCAGCTTGTCGCCAATCTTCCTCTGTATCAATGTCCACAACACGATCTCGCGGAATAAAGACAGGAATAGAGTGTCGTTCAAAAAGACGTTTCTGTTCAAGCCAAGCTTGAGGCAGCCCCCAGTAAAATTGTCCGGCATCATGGAGAGCTGTAGGTAAATCCTGAGACCGCTTGCTGAAGTGCTCCGGAAAAAACATTTTGACTCCTCCTTCTTTCGTTTGTTGAAAAGATCGAAAAATAGGCGAAGCAAACTCAGTCACAGCAAAAGAATAAAACCATTTATCTGATTTTAGAGCTTTCCAGCCAGCTACTAAATCATCAACCTCCACAAAAGGAGTCGTGGCATATAAACAACATACGGCTTCTAGCTTCCAACCTTGGGCGATCGCCCATTCCGTTCCATGAGCAATAACTTCTGTTGTTCCGGCAAAATCATTTGCCAACTCAGCAGGGCGCTCGAAGGGAGTACAGGCTCCCCATTGGCGAGCAATAGCTGCAATTTCTATGTCATCTGTAGACACAATAATATGGTCAAATAATTGTGATTCTCTTGCAATCTGAATTGCATGAGCAATCATTGGTTTTCCCGCAAAATTACGGATGTTTTTTCGAGGAATTCTTTTACTTCCTCCCCTAGCTGGAATAATAGAGATTTTCATAAATCTAATAGCATTATCTATTAATTTAATAACACTTTAGATAATTGCTCACACACATAGTCTTGTGAAGATTCCTGTAAATCAAAATATAAAGGCAAACTAATTGCCTCTTGGTAATAAGACTCTGACTGTAAAAATTGCTTTTTCTTAAAGTTGAATTGTTGATAAAAAGGCTGATAATATATAGGTATATAATGTAAATTTATGCCGATATTTAATGAGCGTAATTCCTCAAAAATTTGGCGGTGAGTTTTTGAGATTTTCTCTAAATACAACCGAATAATATATAAATGCCAACTTGAATTTGTATCTGCCTGTTGTTCTGGTAATTGAATAGGTAAGTCTTTTAATATTTGATTGTATCTTCCGGCTAGCGACCTCCTTTTTTCCACAAATTCATCTAATCGCTTCATTTGACTCACACCTAAAGCCGCTTGAATATCAGTGATACGATAATTGAAACCGAGTTCAAGCTGTTGATAATACCAAGGTCCATGGGAAGAGTCTGTCATCAAGTCTGGGGCTCGAGTAATGCCATGGGAGCGTAGCCGAATTAATTTTTGATATAAATCTTGGCGGTTAGTAATAACGATTCCCCCTTCACCAGTTGTTATGATTTTTACTGGATGGAAGCTAAATACCGCCATATCTGAGAATTCACAGCACCCAATTGGTTTTCTCTTATATTCCCCACCAATAGCATGAGATGCATCTTCCAAAACTTGAAATCCATACTGTTGTGAAAGCTGATGAATACGATTCATCTCACAGGATTGTCCTGATAGATGTACTGGAATAACTAACTTCGGTAAGTTGTTTTCTTTTTTTGCTTGAAACAGCTTTTTTTCTAATTCATCAACACTTAAATTATAAGTTTTTGAGTTAATGTCTACGAAATCAACTGTCGCTCCACAATACAAGCCACAATTTGCAGAAGCAACAAAAGTGATCGGCGAAGTCCAAAAATAATCCCCTATCCCTAGGCCTGCGGCGAGACAAGCGATATGTAAACCAGCTGTCGCACTAGATACCGCAACTGCATATTTTGCTCCACAATAATTGGCAACTGTTTGTTCAAATCTCTTAATCGTTGGGCCTTGGGTTAACCAATCAGATTGCAAGACATCGACCACAGCATCAATATCTTCTTGGTTAATATTTTGTTTGCCATAGGGAATATAAAAACTCATTGTTTAATCAGCTGATAGGCCAGTTGCAAGAATTGAATTCTCTGGTCTCAAACAAGGAATGCCAGTGAGTATTGGATATGCAAGTCCAGATTTTGGACAATAAAAATAATTGTTCCGCTGTTCTAGAGGAAATAAAGTAACTGGATCGACCCAAAATAATGAATCTTTTACTGTTTGACTGTCTGTGATTTCAATATCAAATAGGTATGTGGGATTTAATGGATTTCCTGTATTTTCTATTTTAATGATATTCTGTAGTATGCCGCCAGCTTGTTCAATACAAGTAGGTAAGTTTTTGATATAACCATGACTACTCATGCGAGCCTGTCCTTGAACCGTTGCTCCTTCAAAATAAGGCTCAAATAAAAGAACTCTTTTTTTAGCAATCCGGAAAATACTTTTAAGAGCTTCTAGCTCTTTTCCACCATTTGGTTCAATTGAATGAGAGGTATACACTAAGTCCACAGAGTTGTCTCTGAGAGGGATGTGGAATAAGTCAGCCACAAAGATATTGAGCGGTATATCGAAAGGATAGAGTTTAAGTGATTCTTCCCAAAAAGATTTAGCTACTTGAATTCTGCTAAAAGAGATATCGAAACCAATAATCTTAGATGGCTTTTTAATCAGATTTTGAATAACCCCAAATGTAGTGGTTGCTTCTCCACAACCTACTTCTAATAGCGAATCTTCTTCCAAAAAAGGCTCTATATGTTTCGCGATTTCTTCACAGTAAGCATGATTTTGTGATGGGTTTTTCTTGATGTGTTGAACGTAACTACCCGCTTGCAAATCATATGCTATTTCAATGATTTCTGGACTGTTCTCAGATAAGTCTAAAGTCTCTCTCAAAAATTCAGTAATATTACCTTGATTTCGATAAATATTTCTCGCCTCTTCGAGCAAAGAATAATATTGTTTTTTAGTGATTTTTTTCATCTATTTTTATACTTTGTAACTAGGCTATAAAATTAGAATCTACATGCTCTCTAATGAGGCTTCGTAACTCTTCAATAGTTAAAAATGTCTTATTGTCACCGGAATTATAGTTCATGCCCAATGGCACTGGCTTAGCTTCTGTGTGATGGCAATAATCTTCGACGGTATAACGTTCAGTGATAGGAAGTATTGCGTAATATTTACCTAGATCAATTGTTGTATAGGAATCAGAAGCTGTAATCATTTCTTCATGGATCTTTTCTCCTGGACGAATGCCAACATCCACTTGTTCACAATCCGGGGCGATCGCTGTTGCTACATCAGTGATTCGATAGGATGGAATCTTAGGAACAAATATTTCTCCTCCCCAAGCATTGAGGATCGTCCATAGAACCATCTTGACTCCTTCTTCAAGGGAAATATTAAAGCGGGTCATACGTCTGTCTGTAATGGGTAGTTTGCCTTCACTGCGTTTTTTCAGGAAAAAAGGAATTACTGAACCCCGAGAGCCCATAACATTACCATAGCGAACTACACTAAATCGGATATCTCTACCACCACATACATTATTCGCAGCGATAAATAATTTATCTGAGCAAAGTTTGCTTGCTCCATATAAATTCACTGGAGCAGCCGCTTTATCAGTGGAAAGTGCCACTACATTTTTCACTCTGGTATCTAGAGCTGCTTGAATGACATTTTCGGCACCAAGCACATTGGTACGAATACACTCCATCGGATTGTATTCTGCAGTTGGGACCTGTTTAAGAGCAGCTGCATGGACAACAATATCAATTTGTTCAAACGCTCTAG from [Leptolyngbya] sp. PCC 7376 includes:
- the pseF gene encoding pseudaminic acid cytidylyltransferase, translated to MKISIIPARGGSKRIPRKNIRNFAGKPMIAHAIQIARESQLFDHIIVSTDDIEIAAIARQWGACTPFERPAELANDFAGTTEVIAHGTEWAIAQGWKLEAVCCLYATTPFVEVDDLVAGWKALKSDKWFYSFAVTEFASPIFRSFQQTKEGGVKMFFPEHFSKRSQDLPTALHDAGQFYWGLPQAWLEQKRLFERHSIPVFIPRDRVVDIDTEEDWRQAELMWDVMQRRNKTK
- the pseC gene encoding UDP-4-amino-4,6-dideoxy-N-acetyl-beta-L-altrosamine transaminase, which translates into the protein MSFYIPYGKQNINQEDIDAVVDVLQSDWLTQGPTIKRFEQTVANYCGAKYAVAVSSATAGLHIACLAAGLGIGDYFWTSPITFVASANCGLYCGATVDFVDINSKTYNLSVDELEKKLFQAKKENNLPKLVIPVHLSGQSCEMNRIHQLSQQYGFQVLEDASHAIGGEYKRKPIGCCEFSDMAVFSFHPVKIITTGEGGIVITNRQDLYQKLIRLRSHGITRAPDLMTDSSHGPWYYQQLELGFNYRITDIQAALGVSQMKRLDEFVEKRRSLAGRYNQILKDLPIQLPEQQADTNSSWHLYIIRLYLEKISKTHRQIFEELRSLNIGINLHYIPIYYQPFYQQFNFKKKQFLQSESYYQEAISLPLYFDLQESSQDYVCEQLSKVLLN
- a CDS encoding methyltransferase domain-containing protein, coding for MKKITKKQYYSLLEEARNIYRNQGNITEFLRETLDLSENSPEIIEIAYDLQAGSYVQHIKKNPSQNHAYCEEIAKHIEPFLEEDSLLEVGCGEATTTFGVIQNLIKKPSKIIGFDISFSRIQVAKSFWEESLKLYPFDIPLNIFVADLFHIPLRDNSVDLVYTSHSIEPNGGKELEALKSIFRIAKKRVLLFEPYFEGATVQGQARMSSHGYIKNLPTCIEQAGGILQNIIKIENTGNPLNPTYLFDIEITDSQTVKDSLFWVDPVTLFPLEQRNNYFYCPKSGLAYPILTGIPCLRPENSILATGLSAD
- the pseB gene encoding UDP-N-acetylglucosamine 4,6-dehydratase (inverting), with the translated sequence MKINTNSSILITGGTGSFGKQFVATILKQFPEIKRLVIYSRDELKQFEMSQVFSPKQYPGLRYFIGDVRDQSRLTRAFEQIDIVVHAAALKQVPTAEYNPMECIRTNVLGAENVIQAALDTRVKNVVALSTDKAAAPVNLYGASKLCSDKLFIAANNVCGGRDIRFSVVRYGNVMGSRGSVIPFFLKKRSEGKLPITDRRMTRFNISLEEGVKMVLWTILNAWGGEIFVPKIPSYRITDVATAIAPDCEQVDVGIRPGEKIHEEMITASDSYTTIDLGKYYAILPITERYTVEDYCHHTEAKPVPLGMNYNSGDNKTFLTIEELRSLIREHVDSNFIA